The following proteins come from a genomic window of Triticum aestivum cultivar Chinese Spring chromosome 6A, IWGSC CS RefSeq v2.1, whole genome shotgun sequence:
- the LOC123132001 gene encoding E3 ubiquitin-protein ligase SINAT2 — translation MAPGSSIVSVTEVPESDCGDRGLSEALSSIRLDGDSTSKPSWAASLVNVGLSSLTGLNDLLECPVCTNSMRPPILQCPNGHTICSSCKHRVDNHCPTCRQELGNIRCLALEKVAESIQLPCKYQSLGCTEIHPYQNKLKHEELCRFRPYSCPYAGSECLIAGDVPMLVSHLINDHKVDLHEGCTFNHRYVKSNPYEVENATWMLTVFKCFGQHFCLHFEAFLLGMSPVYMAFLRFMGEESEARSFCYSLEVGGNGRKLTWQGTPRSIRDGHKKVRDSFDGLIIHRNMALFFSSGTRQELKLRVTGRIWKEQ, via the exons ATGGCCCCAGGAAGCAGCATTGTGAGTGTGACTGAAGTTCCTGAGTCAGATTGTGGCGACCGTGGGCTCTCCGAGGCACTCAGTAGTATTAGGCTTGATGGAGATTCTACAAGTAAGCCCTCCTGGGCTGCGTCACTTGTCAATGTTGGTTTGTCATCATTGACTGGCTTGAATGATTTGCTCGAGTGTCCAGTGTGTACAAACTCAATGCGCCCGCCTATACTTCAG TGCCCAAATGGCCACACAATTTGCTCCAGCTGTAAGCATAGGGTAGACAACCATTGCCCCACTTGCCGCCAGGAGCTGGGAAATATCAGATGCTTGGCTCTCGAGAAGGTGGCCGAATCGATTCAGCTTCCATGCAAATACCAAAGCCTGGGCTGCACCGAGATCCATCCTTACCAGAACAAACTTAAGCACGAGGAGCTCTGCAGGTTCAGGCCATACAGCTGTCCATATGCAGGTTCAGAGTGCCTCATTGCAGGTGACGTTCCGATGCTCGTGTCTCATCTCATCAATGACCACAAGGTGGATTTGCACGAAGGCTGCACCTTTAACCACCGCTATGTGAAGTCCAACCCTTACGAAGTGGAAAACGCAACATGGATGCTCACT GTTTTCAAGTGTTTCGGGCAGCACTTCTGCCTCCACTTCGAGGCGTTCCTGCTGGGGATGTCCCCGGTGTACATGGCGTTCCTGCGGTTCATGGGGGAGGAGAGCGAGGCTCGGAGCTTCTGCTACAGCCTGGAGGTGGGCGGGAACGGGCGGAAGCTGACGTGGCAGGGCACGCCGCGGAGCATCCGGGACGGGCACAAGAAGGTGCGGGACAGCTTCGACGGGCTCATCATCCACCGCAACATGGCCCTCTTCTTCTCCAGTGGCACCCGGCAGGAGCTCAAGCTGCGCGTGACTGGCCGCATCTGGAAGGAGCAGTGA
- the LOC123132002 gene encoding ADP-ribosylation factor: MFHRNNSRTTEQSKDKYPSLCAPRAVQLSSSSSSRSSRTNPTSGLDPRGSNSCPRIHSTHCEERARERGSGSKKMGQALRRLFDSFFSTKEMRVVMLGLDSAGKTTILYRLHLGEVLQTVPTVGFNVEKVQYKNVAFTVWDVGGQEKLRQLWRMYLSNSDALIYVVDSLDRERIEDARQEFQTIIRDPLMANSIILVLANKQDLKGSMSPEEVIEGLGLHDLKNRIWHIQGTCALRGEGLYDGLDWLASTLKQLQETGHATSIAGPSI; this comes from the exons ATGTTCCACCGCAACAACAGCAGAACCACCGAGCAAAGCAAAGACAAGTATCCATCTTTGTGTGCGCCGCGCGCTGTCCAActttcttcatcctcctcctcgcgAAGCTCCCGTACCAACCCGACCTCTGGACTCGACCCCCGCGGGAGCAACAGCTGTCCAAGAATCCATTCCACCCACTGCgaagagcgagcgagagagagaggaagcggAAGCAAGAAGATGGGGCAGGCGCTGCGCAGGCTCTTCGactccttcttctccaccaaggaGATGAGG GTTGTGATGCTTGGTTTGGATTCAGCTGGCAAAACAACAATCTTGTATAGGCTGCACCTGGGGGAGGTTCTTCAAACTGTGCCTACAGTAG GTTTTAATGTCGAGAAGGTTCAGTACAAGAATGTGGCATTTACTGTGTGGGATGTTGGTGGACAAGAAAAGCTCAGACAATTATGGAGGATGTACCTCAGCAATTCTGATGCACTG ATCTATGTTGTGGATTCTTTGGACAGAGAAAGGATCGAAGATGCCAGACAAGAATTCCAG ACCATTATCAGGGACCCTTTGATGGCAAACAGCATAATCTTGGTATTAGCAAACAAACAGGACTTG AAAGGTTCAATGAGCCCGGAGGAGGTCATTGAAGGGCTGGGCCTGCATGATCTCAAGAACAGGATATGGCACATACAGGGGACGTGTGCGCTCCGCGGCGAGGGCCTCTACGACGGGCTCGACTGGCTCGCGTCCACCCTGAAGCAGCTGCAGGAGACAGGCCATGCTACTTCAATTGCTGGACCTTCTATCTAG